AGGATTCATCTGCAGCCAAATGTGGTTCTCCGGCGTGATGTGCGAGATATCGAAGAAGAGATGATGCGGCGTAACCTCAGCCGTCACGCGCACACCGCGCTGCTTCGCCGCAAGAATCATCGGCAGCCCATCGCGCGTGGAGTAATGGCAAAGCTTGCCTTGCAACTCGTACTGCTCAATCAATCGCAACGCCAACGCCGTTGCCGAAACCTCCGCCTTCGCCGGCCGACGCTCTTCATGCGTCGGCTCGTTGCGATGCTCGTCCATGATGATTGGGTCTTCGCAATGGAAACTCACGTTCTTGCCGCGATAGCGCGCAATCGCCTGCTCAAGCTCCTCCGCATTCGTGAAGAAGAGATCGCCTACCGAAGGCCCCATGAACGCCTTATACGGCACATGCCGCGTGAGCGGTTGCGTCGTCGGGCCGATGCCCGCATAGAGCGTCACATGCACATCGCTCTTCCGCGTCAGCTCGCGCTTCTGCTCCCAAAGCTCATCATTCACCGGCGCGATCACGTTGTTCGGCATGTCCGCGACCTGCACCACTCCACCGTGTACCGCAGCTGCAGACGCCGTCGTGAAGTCTTCCTTGTACATCTGCTTGCCGCTCGCATCTTCGCGCGCGTGGATGTGAATATCGCCGAAGCCCGGGAAGATCAAGCACCCCGTCGTGTCGATATCGCTCTCGCCGCGCATTTCTTCTACTGCCGTGATGAGGCCCGTCGCATCATCGATGACGACCGCGCCCTGCCAAACCCTCTCTTCCG
Above is a genomic segment from Granulicella cerasi containing:
- a CDS encoding amidohydrolase family protein, with the protein product MRVEGTLVSEERVWQGAVVIDDATGLITAVEEMRGESDIDTTGCLIFPGFGDIHIHAREDASGKQMYKEDFTTASAAAVHGGVVQVADMPNNVIAPVNDELWEQKRELTRKSDVHVTLYAGIGPTTQPLTRHVPYKAFMGPSVGDLFFTNAEELEQAIARYRGKNVSFHCEDPIIMDEHRNEPTHEERRPAKAEVSATALALRLIEQYELQGKLCHYSTRDGLPMILAAKQRGVRVTAEVTPHHLFFDISHITPENHIWLQMNPPLRAPEDRLAMIEALRRGDIDYVATDHAPHTHEEKLVGHSGVPHLDTLGAFATWLMAEHNYDAQTICRVFASNPGRFVREFLPKELGEGFGQLAPGYTGSLTVLDLKTPYAVTRESVKTKCAWSPFEGFTFPGSVRATVLRGKVFANG